In Hevea brasiliensis isolate MT/VB/25A 57/8 chromosome 13, ASM3005281v1, whole genome shotgun sequence, a single genomic region encodes these proteins:
- the LOC110666808 gene encoding probable protein phosphatase 2C 15: MASGEGRRRRDNLVPLAALISREMRNETMEKPTVRYGYAAQSRKGEDYFLIKTDCQRVPGNSSSTFSVFAIFDGHNGNAAAIFTRENLLNHVLGALPRGLGREEWLQALPRALVAGFVKTDKEFQSRGETSGTTATFVIVDGWTVTVASVGDSRCILDPQGGDISTLTVDHRLEENIEERERVTASGGEVGRLSIVGGAEIGPLRCWPGGLCLSRSIGDMDVGEFIVPIPYVKQVKLSNAGGRLVIASDGIWDALSSEMAAKSCRGLPAELAARQVVKEALRTRGLKDDTTCIVVDIVPPDNSLQPSTPPKKQNKLRALLFRKKSHDSASKLSKKLSAVGIVEELFEEGSAMLAERLGNDDTTTHSTSGLFTCAVCQVDLAPSEGISVHAGSIFSTSSKPWQGPFLCADCRNKKDAMEGKRPSGVKVA, translated from the exons ATGGCTTCTGGAGAAGGGAGGCGTCGCCGTGATAATCTTGTGCCTCTTGCTGCTTTAATCAGCAGAGAAATGAGGAACGAGACGATGGAGAAGCCAACTGTGAGATATGGTTATGCAGCCCAGTCTAGGAAAGGAGAAGATTATTTCCTGATTAAGACTGACTGTCAGAGAGTGCCAGGGAATTCCTCGTCCACATTTTCTGTTTTTGCG ATCTTTGATGGGCACAATGGAAACGCTGCAGCAATATTTACTAGGGAGAATCTGTTGAATCATGTTTTGGGTGCTCTTCCTCGAGGGCTTGGGCGAGAGGAGTGGCTTCAAGCTTTACCTCGAGCACTGGTTGCTGGGTTTGTGAAGACTGATAAGGAGTTTCAGAGCAGAG GAGAGACATCGGGGACTACAGCAACATTTGTGATAGTTGATGGATGGACAGTTACTGTTGCATCTGTTGGAGACTCACGTTGTATTTTAGATCCTCAGGGTGGTGACATTTCCACCTTAACTGTGGATCATAGACTTGAAGAGAATATAGAAGA GAGGGAACGTGTGACTGCAAGTGGTGGAGAAGTTGGTAGGCTTAGCATTGTTGGTGGTGCTGAG ATTGGTCCTCTCCGTTGTTGGCCAGGAGGCTTATGCCTTTCTAGGTCAATTGGAGACATGGATGTTGGAGAGTTTATAGTTCCAATTCCATATGTCAAGCAAGTGAAG CTATCAAATGCAGGTGGCAGGCTTGTAATTGCTTCTGATGGCATCTGGGATGCCCTTTCCTCAGAAATGGCAGCAAAATCTTGCCGTGGGTTGCCAGCTGAACTTGCTGCTAGACAAGTTGTGAAG GAAGCATTGAGGACACGGGGACTAAAGGATGATACAACATGCATAGTTGTTGACATAGTTCCTCCTGACAATTCATTACAGCCCTCAACTCCTCCCAAGAAGCAGAACAAGCTCAGAGCCTTGTTATTCAGGAAGAAATCACATGATTCTGCCAGTAAGCTATCAAAAAAGCTTTCTGCTGTAGGTATAGTGGAAGAACTGTTTGAAGAGGGCTCTGCAATGCTTGCTGAAAG ACTGGGGAATGATGACACCACAACGCACTCAACATCTGGTCTATTCACATGTGCTGTATGTCAAGTTGACCTTGCTCCGAGTGAGGGCATCTCTGTTCATGCCGGTTCAATCTTCTCCACCAGCTCCAAGCCCTGGCAGGGGCCTTTCCTTTGTGCTGATTGCCGCAATAAGAAGGATGCCATGGAAGGAAAACGCCCGAGTGGAGTTAAAGTGGCATAA